One window of the Emcibacter sp. genome contains the following:
- a CDS encoding FAS1-like dehydratase domain-containing protein, translating to MSENRFPKITEEGLADLRERIGVKIENTVEPWNFEASRDAIRHYAHGIGDDNPLWSDPEYAKNTKYGNVVALPSFLFTTSRIISGYCGGLSGVHAMWAGADWTWHKPVLRNDSIRTEAYLKDLVEHQTRFAGRSFQQIYHVDFYNQKDELVAEADSWVFRTDRDEARERGTKYTEVRGKVEPFTDKQLAEWSELYAKEEIRGANTRYWEDVTEGEALPRMMKGPMTVTGFICYAQGWGGLYIRANKLAWKMQQAHPGLAIKNRFNVPDCPERVHWDEAFALEVGAPGAYDYGPERCSWLTHHATNWMGDDGFLRQSKCQIRRHNPDGDVIFIDGTVKRKFVEDGKHLVEIEQKAVTHRDELSAAGTAIVELPSRG from the coding sequence ATGTCTGAAAACCGTTTCCCCAAAATTACAGAAGAAGGTCTGGCCGATCTGCGTGAGCGTATCGGCGTCAAGATCGAGAACACCGTGGAGCCGTGGAACTTTGAAGCGTCCCGTGATGCGATCCGTCACTATGCCCATGGTATCGGCGACGACAATCCGCTGTGGTCCGACCCGGAATATGCCAAAAATACCAAATACGGCAATGTTGTTGCCCTGCCGAGCTTCCTGTTCACCACCAGCCGTATCATTTCCGGTTACTGTGGCGGTCTTTCCGGTGTTCACGCCATGTGGGCCGGTGCCGACTGGACTTGGCACAAGCCTGTTCTGCGTAACGATAGCATTAGAACCGAAGCTTACCTGAAAGACCTGGTAGAGCACCAGACCCGTTTCGCCGGTCGTTCCTTCCAGCAGATCTATCATGTCGACTTCTATAACCAGAAGGACGAGCTTGTTGCTGAAGCCGACAGCTGGGTTTTCCGTACCGACCGTGACGAAGCCCGTGAGCGCGGCACCAAATACACCGAAGTGCGTGGCAAGGTCGAACCTTTCACTGACAAGCAGCTGGCTGAATGGTCAGAGCTCTATGCCAAGGAAGAGATTCGCGGTGCCAATACCCGCTACTGGGAAGACGTTACCGAAGGCGAAGCTCTGCCCCGTATGATGAAAGGCCCGATGACTGTGACCGGTTTTATCTGTTACGCACAGGGCTGGGGCGGTCTGTATATTCGTGCCAATAAACTGGCGTGGAAAATGCAGCAGGCTCACCCGGGTCTGGCCATTAAAAACCGCTTTAATGTGCCGGATTGTCCGGAGCGTGTTCACTGGGACGAGGCCTTTGCTCTGGAAGTTGGCGCACCTGGCGCTTACGATTATGGACCGGAACGTTGTTCATGGCTGACACATCATGCCACCAACTGGATGGGTGATGACGGCTTCCTTCGTCAGTCAAAATGTCAGATCCGCCGTCACAACCCGGATGGGGATGTGATCTTCATCGATGGTACCGTCAAGCGTAAATTTGTCGAGGACGGCAAGCATCTGGTGGAAATCGAGCAGAAAGCCGTCACGCATCGTGATGAACTGTCTGCTGCCGGTACCGCCATTGTGGAACTGCCCAGTCGCGGCTAA
- a CDS encoding CoA transferase, with protein MQQSDKSSWPGPLQGIRVLDFTRVLAGPAAALALADLGAEVIKIEPPGSGDETRTFPPFRDGESHYYIAVNRGKKSMVIDLKSEDGVALIKDLAAKCDIVVENYRPGVMRRLGLDYENLSAINPGLIYCSISGFGMNGPLSDRPSFDIVLQALSGALSVNGEPGGLPTKLGIPLGDLVGGINGPIAILGALYERSVTGRGRLIDISLLDGMMGMLGYLAQLAFFNGEDPKPLGSQHPNLVPYGLFPAKDGSIIIACLTNAFWGRVCTAIDRPELAEDERYASLEKRRDCREEVNDIISGFTRKRNVQDLVDLLTEHQVPNAPILGIIEALSQPQAVAREMVVETEHKTLGKIPIVNRPFKFPGEQQPVPTAPPVLGQDTDEILSDILELSPDQIEKLRAAKVVS; from the coding sequence ATGCAGCAGAGTGACAAATCATCATGGCCCGGCCCGTTGCAGGGAATTCGCGTACTCGATTTTACCCGGGTGCTGGCGGGCCCGGCGGCCGCCCTGGCGCTGGCCGATCTGGGCGCGGAAGTGATCAAGATTGAACCGCCGGGGTCCGGTGACGAGACCCGGACCTTTCCGCCGTTTCGCGACGGGGAAAGCCACTATTATATTGCCGTGAATCGCGGCAAGAAGAGCATGGTGATTGATCTTAAGAGCGAGGACGGCGTGGCCCTGATCAAGGACCTTGCTGCCAAATGTGACATTGTGGTGGAAAATTACCGTCCGGGCGTGATGAGACGCCTGGGGCTGGACTATGAAAACCTGTCCGCCATCAATCCGGGACTGATCTATTGTTCTATTTCCGGCTTTGGTATGAACGGCCCGCTGAGTGACCGGCCGTCCTTCGATATCGTATTGCAGGCCCTGTCCGGTGCGCTCAGCGTCAATGGTGAGCCCGGGGGGCTGCCGACCAAGCTGGGTATTCCGCTGGGCGACCTTGTCGGCGGCATTAACGGCCCCATTGCCATTCTGGGCGCCCTGTATGAGCGCTCGGTCACCGGGCGAGGACGACTGATCGATATCAGCCTGCTCGACGGCATGATGGGTATGCTGGGTTATCTGGCTCAGCTGGCTTTCTTCAATGGCGAGGACCCGAAGCCATTGGGGTCACAACACCCCAATCTTGTGCCCTACGGTCTTTTCCCGGCGAAAGATGGATCGATTATTATAGCCTGCCTGACCAACGCCTTCTGGGGAAGGGTTTGCACGGCGATTGACAGGCCGGAGCTCGCCGAAGATGAGCGGTATGCCTCGCTGGAGAAACGTCGCGACTGTCGTGAAGAGGTGAATGATATCATTTCCGGATTCACCAGGAAAAGAAATGTGCAGGATCTGGTTGATTTGTTGACGGAACATCAGGTGCCCAACGCCCCGATTCTAGGGATTATCGAGGCGCTTTCCCAACCGCAGGCCGTGGCAAGGGAAATGGTTGTTGAAACAGAACACAAGACATTGGGTAAAATCCCGATCGTCAATCGTCCATTCAAGTTTCCCGGGGAGCAGCAGCCTGTTCCGACGGCGCCGCCGGTTCTGGGCCAGGATACCGACGAGATATTGAGCGATATCCTTGAGTTGTCGCCGGACCAGATCGAGAAACTGCGTGCCGCCAAGGTTGTGAGCTGA
- a CDS encoding NAD-dependent succinate-semialdehyde dehydrogenase, translating into MTNETPMKLNLADPDLFRQAMLIDGEWVQADSGEIIEIRNPATGELVGRAPKAGQAETARAIAAAGRALKKWREVLPKERSAVLRNLFNLMHEHIDDLALILTAEQGKTLAEAKGEILYSAGFIEWFAEEAKRIYGDIIPPNMPGRRILVEKAPIGVFAAITPWNFPSAMITRKAGPGWAVGCTGVIKPASQTPFSAFALGVLAERAGLPKGVCNIVTGSAREIGGELTGNPVVRKLSFTGSTEVGAKLLEQCAPTIKKTSMELGGNAPFIVFDDADIDAAVAGAMAAKYRNCGQACVAANRMLVQAGIYDEFAKRLSEETARLKVGNGVDADVAQGPLIDQNAVAKVEEHISDAVAKGAKITVGGKRHELGGNFFEPTVLTEVPREALIFSDETFGPVAPLFRFETEEEALELANDTPYGLASYFYARDVGRIFRVSSGLEFGIIGVNEGFISSEVVPFGGVKASGLGREGSKYGADDYVEIKYIALGGL; encoded by the coding sequence ATGACTAACGAAACACCTATGAAACTCAATCTTGCCGATCCCGACCTGTTTCGCCAGGCCATGCTTATTGATGGCGAATGGGTCCAGGCCGACAGTGGAGAGATAATCGAGATCCGTAACCCTGCCACAGGGGAACTGGTTGGGCGCGCACCGAAGGCCGGACAGGCCGAGACGGCGCGGGCAATTGCCGCAGCAGGCCGGGCGCTGAAGAAATGGCGGGAAGTTCTGCCGAAAGAGCGCTCCGCCGTGCTGCGTAACCTGTTTAACCTGATGCACGAACATATTGACGACCTGGCCCTGATCCTGACGGCCGAGCAGGGCAAGACCCTGGCCGAAGCAAAAGGCGAGATTCTCTATTCCGCCGGCTTTATCGAGTGGTTTGCCGAGGAGGCCAAACGTATCTACGGCGATATTATTCCGCCGAACATGCCCGGTCGCCGGATTCTGGTTGAAAAGGCGCCGATCGGTGTCTTCGCCGCCATCACACCCTGGAACTTCCCGTCTGCGATGATCACCCGCAAGGCCGGCCCGGGCTGGGCCGTTGGTTGTACCGGTGTCATCAAGCCGGCGTCGCAAACTCCTTTTTCCGCCTTTGCCCTCGGTGTTCTGGCAGAACGGGCAGGCCTGCCCAAGGGCGTCTGCAACATCGTTACTGGTTCCGCCCGTGAAATCGGCGGTGAATTGACCGGTAATCCCGTGGTTCGCAAACTGTCCTTCACCGGTTCGACGGAAGTCGGCGCCAAGCTGCTTGAACAATGTGCACCGACCATCAAGAAAACAAGTATGGAGCTGGGCGGGAATGCACCGTTCATTGTGTTTGATGATGCGGATATCGACGCGGCTGTTGCAGGCGCCATGGCGGCCAAATATCGCAACTGTGGCCAGGCCTGTGTCGCCGCCAACAGAATGCTGGTGCAGGCGGGTATCTATGATGAATTTGCAAAGCGGCTCTCGGAAGAAACTGCCCGGCTTAAAGTGGGGAACGGCGTAGACGCAGATGTTGCCCAGGGCCCTCTGATCGATCAGAACGCTGTGGCAAAGGTTGAGGAGCATATCTCCGATGCCGTTGCCAAAGGTGCAAAAATTACTGTCGGCGGTAAACGTCATGAGCTTGGAGGCAACTTTTTTGAACCTACGGTTCTGACCGAGGTCCCCAGGGAAGCCCTGATTTTCAGTGATGAGACATTCGGACCTGTGGCACCCCTGTTCAGGTTTGAAACGGAAGAAGAGGCCCTGGAGCTTGCGAATGACACACCTTACGGGCTCGCCTCATACTTCTATGCCCGGGATGTTGGCAGAATTTTCAGAGTGTCGTCCGGTCTGGAGTTCGGCATCATCGGGGTGAATGAAGGTTTCATTTCCTCCGAGGTAGTGCCGTTCGGCGGCGTCAAGGCCTCAGGTCTTGGCCGCGAAGGGTCCAAATACGGGGCAGATGATTACGTCGAGATTAAATATATCGCCCTTGGCGGTCTTTAA
- a CDS encoding dihydrodipicolinate synthase family protein, whose product MPEYIKSEARAWAREKLVGVAHVTIPTMKSDFKSLNETAIRHDVETAIGHGFIGSLACSEVAMTLEEYGQFCKIMVDQAQGRMLTIHHAAFNTLEDNIEAVKVAEEAGAEFVLLCYPPYFNPQSLEDVYNYTKAFCDATDLAVMLFPVPTWGFSRLHPADIPVPILRRLVDDCPNIVAIKAEGGYPNFMAQIEVHREFHKEVVISSPLEFDLIPLGQLMPIPFSGTNYSAYFGDWLPRMHALLQAGKFDEATQEWYRIDPARKAVLGVGFGGMGLLNRMLWKYHGWLQGYNGGPLRGPTARVYKKDMVTLRRGLELAGLNPTSDPDEEFFIGRNPE is encoded by the coding sequence ATGCCTGAATATATCAAAAGTGAAGCCCGTGCCTGGGCAAGAGAAAAGCTGGTTGGCGTGGCACATGTCACCATTCCGACCATGAAATCCGATTTTAAATCTCTTAATGAAACAGCAATCCGACACGACGTCGAGACCGCGATCGGTCACGGCTTCATCGGCAGCCTAGCCTGTTCGGAAGTGGCGATGACGCTGGAAGAGTATGGCCAGTTCTGCAAGATCATGGTCGATCAGGCCCAGGGCCGGATGCTCACCATCCATCATGCGGCATTCAATACGCTTGAGGATAATATCGAGGCGGTGAAAGTTGCTGAGGAAGCTGGTGCGGAATTTGTTCTGCTTTGTTATCCACCCTACTTTAATCCGCAGTCGCTTGAGGATGTTTATAATTACACAAAGGCATTTTGTGATGCCACCGATCTGGCGGTTATGCTGTTCCCGGTTCCGACCTGGGGTTTCTCCAGATTGCACCCGGCCGATATTCCGGTGCCGATATTGCGTCGTCTGGTTGATGACTGCCCCAATATTGTGGCGATCAAGGCCGAAGGCGGTTATCCGAACTTTATGGCGCAGATCGAAGTGCACCGTGAATTTCATAAGGAAGTCGTGATTTCTTCACCGCTGGAATTTGATCTGATACCGCTGGGTCAGCTCATGCCCATTCCGTTTTCCGGCACCAACTATTCCGCTTACTTCGGTGACTGGCTGCCCAGGATGCATGCCCTGCTTCAGGCGGGCAAGTTCGACGAGGCAACCCAGGAATGGTACCGGATTGATCCGGCCCGCAAGGCAGTTCTTGGTGTCGGCTTCGGCGGTATGGGATTGCTGAACCGAATGCTGTGGAAATATCACGGCTGGCTGCAGGGCTATAACGGTGGTCCTCTGCGCGGTCCGACCGCCCGTGTCTATAAGAAAGACATGGTCACCCTTCGCCGCGGCCTGGAACTGGCCGGCCTGAATCCGACTTCTGATCCCGATGAAGAGTTTTTCATCGGCCGCAACCCTGAATGA
- a CDS encoding PaaI family thioesterase produces the protein MTEEQEKGQAPADWKRRQMRGIPASFEAFWTKSEQDGFRYGVQLDERHCNAQGFVHGGLMMSIMDHILSLKIWEASDRSICSTVHLDCHFLSPLRAPCFVEVDTEILRQGKKTAFLRGILRSDDKDIMEATGVWNIMPVPKS, from the coding sequence ATGACAGAAGAACAAGAGAAGGGGCAGGCCCCGGCCGACTGGAAAAGACGTCAGATGAGGGGAATTCCGGCCTCTTTTGAAGCCTTCTGGACCAAAAGCGAGCAAGATGGCTTCCGCTATGGCGTGCAACTTGACGAAAGACACTGCAACGCCCAGGGCTTTGTTCATGGCGGGCTGATGATGTCCATAATGGATCATATCCTGTCCCTGAAGATCTGGGAAGCGTCCGACCGCTCCATTTGTTCGACAGTCCATCTGGATTGTCATTTCCTGTCGCCCTTGCGGGCGCCCTGTTTCGTCGAAGTGGATACGGAAATCCTGAGGCAGGGCAAGAAAACGGCCTTTCTGAGGGGTATTCTGCGTTCTGACGATAAAGATATCATGGAAGCCACTGGTGTCTGGAACATTATGCCGGTGCCCAAATCCTGA
- a CDS encoding TauD/TfdA family dioxygenase translates to MTATLKTRDIKPKIASEILASKEELLSGVHAAEIRELLEQRGVLVFPKIDFNDEEHLQFTRTLGTAGKERSGEEVFPISLDPAKSAGVEYLKGSFYWHFDGTMQAKPILASLLSSKVLSPSGGNTEFCNTYAAYDELSEEDKTSLEGLRVMHSAWNTLYYYEPEPEQEKLERFMSVGEIELPLVWTHKSGRKSLVLGCTARHVVGMDHMESAKLLNRLREWATSEPFHYSHKWSVGDMVMWDNTGTLHRAMPYPLDCNRELHRTTLEGEEPIAA, encoded by the coding sequence ATGACTGCGACCCTGAAGACAAGGGATATTAAACCGAAAATTGCTTCTGAAATTCTTGCCAGCAAAGAAGAGCTGCTGAGTGGCGTCCATGCTGCTGAAATTCGTGAGTTGCTTGAGCAACGCGGCGTGCTTGTTTTTCCGAAGATTGACTTCAATGACGAAGAGCACCTGCAATTTACCAGAACCCTCGGTACTGCCGGGAAGGAGCGCAGCGGAGAGGAAGTTTTCCCGATCTCGCTGGATCCTGCCAAGTCGGCGGGTGTGGAATATCTGAAGGGGTCGTTCTATTGGCATTTTGACGGCACCATGCAGGCGAAGCCGATTTTGGCATCGTTGCTGAGCTCCAAGGTGTTGTCGCCTTCCGGCGGAAATACCGAGTTCTGCAACACCTATGCAGCTTACGATGAACTTTCCGAGGAAGATAAAACCAGTCTCGAGGGTCTTCGGGTCATGCATTCGGCGTGGAACACCCTCTATTATTACGAGCCGGAACCGGAACAGGAAAAGCTCGAGCGGTTTATGTCTGTTGGCGAGATTGAGTTGCCGCTTGTCTGGACTCATAAATCCGGTCGCAAGTCCCTGGTGCTGGGCTGCACGGCCCGTCACGTGGTCGGCATGGACCATATGGAGAGCGCGAAGCTTCTCAACAGGCTGCGGGAGTGGGCGACCAGTGAGCCGTTTCACTACAGCCACAAATGGTCGGTAGGTGACATGGTGATGTGGGACAATACCGGCACCTTGCATCGTGCCATGCCTTATCCGCTGGATTGTAATCGCGAACTGCACCGTACCACACTGGAAGGTGAAGAGCCCATCGCGGCCTGA
- a CDS encoding FadR/GntR family transcriptional regulator — protein MKKTSRTDQQRDRDLAKLRDYVNQARRDNKRRLPPEVSLVEELGISRAKLRGLMKTLEKEGLIWRHVGKGTFIGERSLTTELTSMPEVLTPPEAFEARLVIEPQIAALAARRATPAQIEEMKHCLSQMQELDDFDQWAVWDERLHRLVAKAAGNKLLLAVYDTVRESAPSGMRNIINRVFSSATRKESNLEHQRFIEAIANHDPKSAESLIRIHLQAVRQIMFGDL, from the coding sequence ATGAAAAAGACATCCCGAACCGATCAGCAAAGAGATCGCGACCTGGCGAAATTGCGCGATTACGTGAACCAGGCACGCCGGGACAACAAACGGCGCCTGCCGCCGGAAGTAAGTCTTGTCGAGGAACTGGGGATATCGCGCGCCAAACTGCGGGGCCTGATGAAGACTTTGGAAAAAGAAGGCCTGATCTGGCGCCATGTCGGCAAGGGGACCTTTATCGGTGAACGCTCACTCACCACTGAGCTCACCTCCATGCCTGAAGTGCTCACTCCTCCGGAAGCGTTTGAAGCGCGTCTGGTCATTGAACCGCAGATCGCCGCGCTGGCGGCGCGCCGGGCGACACCGGCACAGATTGAAGAAATGAAACACTGCCTCAGCCAGATGCAGGAACTTGACGACTTTGATCAATGGGCTGTCTGGGATGAACGTCTGCACCGCCTTGTGGCAAAAGCCGCCGGCAACAAACTGTTGCTGGCCGTGTATGACACGGTCCGGGAAAGTGCCCCGTCCGGCATGCGCAATATCATTAACCGGGTATTTTCATCCGCCACACGCAAGGAAAGCAACCTGGAGCACCAGCGATTTATCGAGGCAATTGCCAACCATGACCCGAAGAGCGCGGAGTCACTGATAAGAATTCATCTGCAGGCGGTCCGGCAGATTATGTTCGGGGATTTATAG
- a CDS encoding acyl-CoA synthetase, with amino-acid sequence MARLTDYTSYADAQAHANSSALWDLFDGDRDYLNIAHECITRHADGSGRTAVRIAHADGADEIISFDEIATRSAQFAHWLVENGIKPGDRIAFMLEPSLPFYTSLFGAIMSGAISVPLFTLFGLDGLCLRVDDCKPSLLVTNEEKADIAHKVEGLRVVVANDDLMEEISKYPTTFETKSRASDMAVFQYTSGTTRELPAAVKHTHKSLVTLMFAALYGTGIRPGDQFFCPSSPAWGHGLWHGTLAPLALGVTTGTFAGKFDAVRLMKALQDYKISNMSAAATHYRMMKNSGKGKDFTFYIKKLSFTGEPCDPGTLEFIDETFHVPACSMYGTTEIGVVLVNFPGAEDYVVKPGSLGKPIPGLKLEVQRADGTPTAPEEVGELMLWKRDHWETTKDLARVDEEGYLYHCGRADDVIISAGWTMSAVEIENTMLKHDDVEEVAVIGVPDETRGQVVKAFVVSKRPESKEFVEELQNFTRERLAQHEFPRIVEFVCELPKTPAGKVHRKVLRDREAAKAAAAGN; translated from the coding sequence ATGGCCAGGCTTACTGACTACACTTCTTATGCGGATGCCCAGGCGCATGCTAATTCCAGCGCACTCTGGGACTTGTTTGACGGCGATCGTGATTACCTCAACATTGCCCATGAATGTATAACCCGTCATGCGGACGGTTCCGGTCGTACTGCTGTGAGAATCGCTCATGCAGACGGGGCTGACGAAATTATCAGCTTTGACGAAATCGCCACTAGGTCAGCACAATTTGCTCATTGGCTTGTGGAAAACGGAATCAAGCCGGGTGATCGTATTGCCTTTATGCTGGAGCCCTCTCTGCCGTTCTATACCAGCCTGTTCGGGGCCATCATGTCCGGTGCCATCAGTGTGCCTTTGTTTACCCTGTTCGGCCTCGATGGTCTGTGTCTGCGCGTTGATGACTGCAAGCCAAGCCTGCTGGTCACCAACGAAGAGAAAGCGGATATCGCCCACAAGGTGGAAGGCCTGCGCGTGGTGGTGGCTAACGATGACCTGATGGAAGAGATCAGCAAATATCCGACCACATTCGAAACCAAATCCAGGGCCAGTGACATGGCCGTGTTTCAGTATACCTCCGGCACGACCCGGGAACTGCCCGCCGCGGTGAAGCATACGCATAAATCACTGGTGACCCTGATGTTTGCCGCCCTTTACGGCACCGGAATTCGTCCCGGCGACCAGTTCTTTTGTCCGTCATCGCCAGCCTGGGGCCACGGCCTGTGGCATGGCACCCTGGCGCCGCTGGCGTTGGGCGTAACCACCGGCACTTTTGCCGGAAAATTCGATGCCGTGCGCCTGATGAAGGCGCTGCAGGATTATAAAATTAGCAACATGTCTGCGGCAGCAACCCACTACCGCATGATGAAGAATTCCGGCAAAGGCAAGGACTTCACTTTCTATATCAAGAAGCTGTCCTTTACCGGTGAACCCTGTGATCCGGGGACCCTGGAGTTTATTGACGAAACATTCCATGTTCCCGCCTGCAGCATGTATGGCACCACCGAAATCGGTGTGGTGCTGGTCAACTTCCCCGGTGCTGAAGATTATGTTGTCAAGCCGGGCTCCCTTGGCAAACCTATCCCCGGCCTGAAGCTGGAAGTGCAACGTGCCGACGGCACCCCTACCGCTCCGGAAGAGGTTGGCGAGTTGATGCTGTGGAAGCGTGATCACTGGGAGACCACCAAGGATCTCGCCCGGGTGGATGAGGAGGGCTACCTCTATCACTGTGGCCGCGCAGATGACGTGATCATCTCGGCCGGCTGGACCATGTCCGCCGTTGAAATCGAAAACACCATGCTGAAACATGATGATGTGGAAGAGGTCGCCGTAATCGGCGTGCCCGATGAAACCCGTGGCCAGGTGGTCAAGGCTTTCGTTGTGAGCAAGCGCCCGGAAAGCAAAGAGTTTGTTGAAGAGTTACAGAATTTTACGCGGGAGCGTCTGGCACAGCACGAGTTCCCCCGTATCGTTGAATTTGTGTGTGAGCTTCCCAAGACGCCGGCAGGCAAGGTTCACCGCAAGGTCCTGCGTGACCGCGAAGCAGCTAAAGCTGCTGCGGCCGGCAATTAA
- a CDS encoding ornithine cyclodeaminase family protein, giving the protein MGSEKVSPVFISSEAAAEVFDWKSAITALQQVYSNPHEEAATPARSIASSGKSWLRTLPAVPPGGRYFGAKLMGMASEASEPGVQYVIVLYDRETSRIAAFVDAEKVTGYRTAATSAAALDKMAPAQTARLAVLGSGLEAQMHTRAFAAVRDFDEIVVFSPTPASRERFANTIGGELGVNTTPAASAEEAVTGADVVLAAARSHGEKPILFGNWIKPGAVTVSIGSTVPQQREIDVSVAEQSDIIVCDMVHEVVSETGDMIAAAAAGVNVEDKCFSLNDLLSGALEESLAVAHYPMFKSVGGGLQDVVVAGMILDRALEKGCATELPIVFDTKYV; this is encoded by the coding sequence ATGGGCTCCGAAAAGGTCTCTCCCGTATTCATATCGTCCGAAGCGGCGGCAGAAGTCTTCGACTGGAAGTCTGCAATCACTGCATTGCAGCAGGTTTATTCCAATCCGCATGAGGAAGCGGCCACGCCGGCCCGCTCGATTGCGTCCAGTGGCAAGTCCTGGCTCCGGACATTGCCGGCAGTGCCACCCGGCGGCCGTTATTTCGGCGCAAAATTGATGGGCATGGCGTCCGAGGCGTCTGAGCCGGGCGTCCAGTATGTCATCGTTCTCTATGATCGTGAGACCAGCCGCATCGCCGCCTTTGTTGACGCGGAAAAGGTGACCGGTTACCGGACCGCTGCGACCTCTGCTGCCGCGCTGGATAAAATGGCGCCGGCCCAGACCGCGAGACTGGCCGTTCTGGGCAGCGGACTGGAAGCACAAATGCACACACGGGCCTTCGCCGCTGTCCGCGACTTTGACGAGATTGTCGTCTTCAGTCCGACCCCGGCCAGCCGGGAACGTTTCGCCAATACAATTGGCGGCGAACTGGGTGTGAACACAACTCCGGCGGCTAGTGCCGAAGAGGCTGTCACGGGTGCTGATGTGGTCCTGGCAGCTGCACGGTCCCACGGTGAGAAACCTATTCTCTTTGGAAACTGGATAAAACCCGGTGCGGTGACGGTGTCTATCGGGTCGACCGTTCCCCAGCAGCGTGAAATTGATGTCTCTGTGGCAGAGCAAAGTGACATCATTGTCTGTGACATGGTGCATGAAGTGGTGAGCGAAACCGGCGACATGATTGCGGCTGCCGCGGCAGGAGTGAATGTGGAGGACAAGTGTTTCTCCCTTAATGATCTTCTGTCCGGTGCATTGGAGGAGAGTTTGGCTGTGGCCCACTATCCCATGTTCAAGTCGGTTGGCGGGGGACTGCAGGATGTGGTTGTTGCCGGGATGATCCTTGACCGGGCCCTTGAGAAGGGATGTGCCACCGAACTGCCGATTGTTTTCGATACAAAGTACGTCTGA
- the ribB gene encoding 3,4-dihydroxy-2-butanone-4-phosphate synthase codes for MSYEFLSSPLEIIEEARNGRMFILVDDEDRENEGDLVIPAQMATPDAINFMAKHGRGLICLSMTKKRADQLGLSPMERKNSTSFETAFTVSIEASSGVTTGISAADRARTISVAIDAANGPETIATPGHVFPLVAREGGVLVRAGHTEAAVDVSRLAGLNPSGVICEIMNDDGTMARMDDLVSFAQFHNMKIGAIRDLIAYRRLNDHHVERVSSMPFHSDYGGEWTLSIYRNTIDGSETPVLQKGEITPERPTLVRMHGTSIFTDLLGQPGPRKRLLQRAMTEIGEEGSGVIVIFTSIGQSSLQKAIESEAEDMQIRSYGIGAQILADLGISDMVLLTNNHHTMVGLEGYGLSIVEERNIPET; via the coding sequence ATGTCGTATGAGTTTTTATCGTCTCCTTTGGAAATTATCGAGGAGGCCCGGAATGGCCGCATGTTCATTCTTGTCGATGACGAAGACAGGGAGAACGAGGGCGACCTTGTCATTCCTGCGCAAATGGCGACGCCGGATGCCATCAATTTCATGGCTAAACACGGACGGGGGCTGATTTGCCTCTCGATGACTAAAAAAAGGGCCGATCAACTGGGTCTGAGCCCGATGGAGCGCAAGAACAGCACGTCCTTTGAAACCGCGTTCACAGTATCGATTGAGGCCAGCAGCGGAGTAACCACTGGTATTTCTGCCGCAGACCGGGCGCGTACGATTTCGGTGGCCATTGATGCCGCCAATGGCCCGGAGACGATTGCCACGCCGGGACATGTGTTTCCCCTGGTGGCGCGCGAGGGCGGGGTGCTGGTGCGTGCCGGCCATACGGAGGCTGCGGTCGATGTGTCCCGGCTCGCCGGTCTTAATCCCTCAGGCGTAATTTGCGAAATCATGAACGATGACGGTACCATGGCACGGATGGACGATCTGGTTTCTTTCGCTCAGTTCCATAATATGAAAATCGGCGCTATCCGCGACCTGATCGCCTACCGGCGGCTGAATGATCATCATGTTGAGCGGGTTTCCAGCATGCCGTTTCACTCTGATTACGGCGGCGAATGGACGCTCAGTATCTATCGGAACACCATTGACGGCAGTGAAACGCCCGTATTGCAAAAAGGTGAAATCACACCGGAGCGACCTACCTTGGTGCGGATGCACGGAACCTCGATATTTACCGACCTTCTGGGCCAGCCGGGGCCGCGCAAGCGCCTTCTTCAGCGCGCCATGACCGAGATTGGCGAGGAAGGCTCAGGCGTGATCGTGATTTTTACGTCCATTGGTCAAAGCTCCCTGCAGAAGGCGATTGAGTCCGAAGCTGAAGATATGCAGATCCGCAGCTATGGCATCGGTGCACAGATACTGGCCGATCTTGGCATAAGTGACATGGTGCTGCTGACCAACAATCATCACACTATGGTGGGGCTTGAGGGATATGGCCTTTCGATTGTCGAGGAACGCAACATTCCGGAAACATAG